From one Haloferax marinisediminis genomic stretch:
- the ppc gene encoding phosphoenolpyruvate carboxylase, which translates to MRLHTRDVRQDVRELGALLGDVLEAQTSTASFETVEELRQAAIAYRKGESGSREKLYDVVGDLDPERESIVARAFTTYFELINLAEERERVRVIREASQEGTLADGILATLDSLHEDDVDEELLEQVLEDILIEPTFTAHPTEARRKTVKAKLRSIANRLETLDERRLTDLENDQEWRHVVAEVTSLWQTSQVRNRRPEPTDEARNVQWYLENILFDVVGEVYEELEEEFHNEYPDLDVPKLFEFRSWAGSDRDGNPFVTPEVTEETLARQRSVALEKYSSALKRLSGVLSQDATRIDPGYELERSLKADRELLPVVAEEADERYPDEPYRQKLKLMRERLRRIEDVRPNGYSHAAELMSDLEVIDTSLRGAGAGQVADVYVEPLMRQVDTFGFTLASLDLRDHQKNHTKAVHEALAHEGIDYYSRSEDERVELLTDAILQNEPIIDLEDPGELSETAERVLQLFRKLGEWQREYGVAAIDTYCISMTEEPSHALEVLFLADQAGVVSLPDHCGIDVVPLLETESALNGARRIMGTLFENEAYEQALAARNNVQEIMLGYSDSNKENGFLAANWDLYKNQRRLADICDDFDVTMRLFHGRGGSISRGGGPMNEAMLALPNETITGQIKFTEQGEAIAEKYANPRIAERNLEQMLNAQIRARLNAIREPEEDVPDRWVDAMDTMAAAARDEYRDLLESEGFVSYFEQATPITVIEELNLGSRPASRSGERTVEDLRAIPWVFSWTQSRCILPGWYSLAAGVNAYLDDGGTLETVREMYDEWPFFRSTLDNAAMSLARTDLEIATEYANLADAELREEFFPRLETEYEDAASLMLEISGRSDLLKREWLQESLERRNPYVDPLNLLQTHLLAQTHRTDDEERTLRLTVKGIAAGMKNTG; encoded by the coding sequence GTCGAGGAGCTTCGACAGGCGGCCATCGCCTATCGAAAAGGTGAGTCGGGGTCCCGCGAGAAACTCTACGACGTCGTGGGTGACCTCGACCCGGAACGTGAGAGTATCGTCGCACGCGCGTTCACGACCTACTTCGAACTCATCAACCTCGCCGAAGAGCGAGAACGGGTTCGAGTCATCCGCGAGGCGTCACAGGAAGGTACCCTCGCCGATGGTATCCTCGCCACACTCGATTCCCTCCACGAGGACGACGTCGACGAAGAACTTCTCGAACAGGTACTCGAAGACATCCTCATCGAACCGACGTTCACGGCGCACCCGACGGAGGCCCGCCGAAAGACGGTCAAGGCCAAACTCCGCTCGATTGCGAACCGGTTGGAGACCCTCGACGAACGCCGTCTCACCGACCTCGAAAACGACCAGGAGTGGCGCCACGTCGTCGCCGAGGTAACGAGTCTCTGGCAGACCTCGCAGGTCCGGAACCGACGCCCGGAACCGACCGACGAGGCTCGAAACGTCCAGTGGTACCTCGAAAACATCCTCTTCGACGTCGTCGGCGAAGTGTACGAAGAACTCGAAGAAGAGTTCCACAACGAGTATCCAGACCTCGACGTCCCGAAACTGTTCGAATTCCGCTCGTGGGCAGGGTCTGACCGCGACGGCAACCCGTTCGTCACGCCCGAGGTCACAGAAGAGACGCTCGCCCGCCAGCGCAGCGTCGCTCTCGAGAAGTACAGTAGCGCGCTCAAACGTCTCTCCGGTGTGCTGAGTCAGGACGCGACACGAATCGACCCCGGGTACGAACTCGAACGGTCGCTGAAAGCCGACCGAGAACTGCTCCCCGTCGTGGCCGAAGAAGCGGACGAACGGTATCCGGACGAGCCGTATCGACAGAAACTGAAACTGATGCGCGAGCGTCTCCGCCGCATCGAAGACGTCCGCCCCAACGGGTACAGCCACGCGGCCGAACTGATGTCCGACCTCGAAGTCATCGACACCAGCCTCCGTGGAGCCGGTGCCGGACAGGTCGCCGACGTGTACGTCGAACCGTTGATGCGACAGGTCGACACCTTCGGCTTCACACTCGCCAGTCTGGACCTCCGCGACCACCAGAAAAACCACACCAAGGCGGTTCACGAGGCACTCGCACACGAGGGCATCGACTACTACAGTCGGTCGGAAGACGAGCGCGTCGAACTCCTCACCGATGCGATTCTCCAGAACGAGCCGATTATCGACCTCGAAGACCCCGGAGAACTCTCTGAGACGGCGGAACGCGTCCTCCAACTGTTCCGCAAACTCGGCGAGTGGCAGCGTGAGTACGGCGTCGCCGCCATCGACACCTACTGTATCTCGATGACCGAAGAGCCGTCGCACGCCCTCGAAGTGCTCTTCCTCGCCGACCAAGCGGGCGTCGTCTCACTCCCAGACCACTGTGGTATCGACGTGGTTCCGTTGTTAGAGACCGAGTCGGCACTGAACGGTGCGCGCCGTATCATGGGCACGCTGTTCGAAAACGAGGCGTACGAACAGGCGCTCGCCGCACGGAACAACGTCCAGGAGATTATGCTGGGCTACTCCGACTCCAACAAAGAAAACGGATTCCTCGCAGCCAACTGGGACCTCTACAAGAACCAACGCCGTCTCGCGGACATTTGCGACGACTTCGACGTGACGATGCGGTTGTTCCACGGCCGCGGTGGGTCTATCTCCCGCGGTGGCGGCCCGATGAACGAGGCGATGCTGGCGCTTCCGAACGAGACCATCACCGGGCAGATCAAGTTCACCGAACAGGGCGAGGCAATCGCCGAGAAGTACGCCAATCCGCGCATCGCCGAGCGCAACCTCGAACAGATGCTCAACGCCCAGATTCGCGCCCGCCTGAACGCAATTCGTGAACCCGAAGAAGACGTGCCCGACCGATGGGTCGACGCCATGGACACGATGGCCGCCGCCGCCCGCGACGAGTACCGCGACCTCCTCGAATCAGAGGGCTTCGTCTCCTACTTCGAGCAGGCGACACCCATCACCGTCATCGAGGAACTCAACCTCGGGTCTCGCCCGGCCTCTCGGAGCGGTGAGCGTACTGTCGAAGACCTCCGCGCCATCCCGTGGGTGTTCTCGTGGACGCAGTCGCGGTGCATCCTTCCCGGATGGTACTCACTCGCCGCCGGTGTCAACGCCTACCTCGACGACGGTGGCACCCTCGAAACGGTTCGCGAGATGTACGACGAGTGGCCGTTCTTCCGCAGCACCCTCGACAACGCGGCGATGTCGCTCGCCCGCACGGACCTCGAAATCGCCACCGAGTACGCGAACCTCGCAGACGCCGAACTCCGTGAAGAGTTCTTCCCGCGACTCGAAACCGAGTACGAGGACGCCGCCAGCCTGATGCTGGAAATCAGCGGACGGAGCGACCTGCTAAAACGTGAGTGGCTACAGGAGAGCCTCGAACGCCGGAACCCGTACGTCGACCCGCTGAACCTGCTGCAAACGCACCTGCTCGCACAGACTCACCGGACCGACGACGAAGAACGAACCCTGCGGCTCACCGTCAAAGGAATCGCCGCTGGGATGAAAAACACGGGCTAA
- a CDS encoding aldo/keto reductase, with the protein MKDFPQLGFGTYKLEDRDECVSAVTTALDVGYRSIDTAQMYNNEEYVGEALAESDVDIDDVFVATKLKPENLGYDDAIQTARESADKLGVDTIDLLYVHWPLDAYDDEETLSALDELYEEGLIANIGLSNFRPDQLESAIEKLDAPVFAHQVEMHPLLPQEELLALADEYDHHLVAYSPIARNEVAENDTIVEIAEKHEVSPAQVSLAWVLAKGATAIPKAATPDHIRDNFAALELELSDEDIAAIDDIETDHRIVDFDEAPWNRV; encoded by the coding sequence ATGAAAGACTTCCCGCAACTCGGCTTTGGCACGTACAAACTCGAAGACCGAGACGAGTGTGTCTCTGCGGTCACAACCGCCCTCGACGTCGGCTATCGCAGCATCGACACGGCCCAGATGTACAACAACGAGGAGTACGTCGGTGAGGCACTCGCCGAGTCAGACGTGGACATCGACGACGTGTTCGTGGCGACGAAGCTCAAACCTGAAAACCTCGGCTACGACGACGCAATTCAGACCGCTCGCGAGTCGGCCGACAAACTCGGCGTCGACACCATCGACCTGTTGTACGTCCACTGGCCACTCGACGCCTACGACGACGAAGAGACGCTCTCGGCCCTCGACGAACTCTACGAGGAGGGTCTCATCGCCAACATCGGCCTGAGCAACTTCCGTCCCGACCAACTCGAATCGGCCATCGAGAAACTCGATGCCCCCGTGTTCGCTCATCAGGTGGAGATGCACCCACTGCTCCCCCAGGAAGAACTCCTCGCACTCGCCGACGAGTACGACCACCACCTCGTCGCGTACTCGCCGATTGCACGTAACGAGGTCGCCGAAAACGACACCATCGTCGAGATTGCCGAGAAACACGAGGTCTCACCTGCACAGGTCTCTCTCGCGTGGGTTCTGGCGAAGGGCGCGACGGCGATTCCAAAGGCGGCCACGCCCGACCACATCCGTGACAACTTCGCTGCACTCGAACTCGAACTGAGCGACGAGGACATCGCTGCCATCGACGACATCGAAACCGACCACCGCATCGTCGACTTCGACGAAGCACCGTGGAATCGCGTCTGA
- a CDS encoding maltose acetyltransferase domain-containing protein — MPSEKEKMLAGELYDASDPELVAERRRARRLTRLFNDTEETELDRREELVRELFGDVGDSLEIEPTFRCDYGYNISVGDNFFANFDCVFLDVCPITIGDNAGLGPGVHIYTATHPLDAAERIKGPESGEPVTIGDNAWIGGRAVINPGVTIGDDVVVASGSVVTKDVPDSVIVGGNPARVVKELD, encoded by the coding sequence ATGCCCTCTGAGAAGGAGAAGATGCTCGCGGGCGAGTTGTACGACGCGAGTGACCCGGAACTCGTCGCAGAGCGCAGGCGCGCGCGACGACTCACGCGCCTGTTCAACGACACCGAGGAGACGGAACTCGACCGGCGCGAAGAACTCGTCCGCGAACTCTTCGGTGACGTTGGCGACTCCCTCGAAATCGAACCGACGTTCCGCTGCGACTACGGCTACAACATTAGCGTCGGCGACAACTTCTTCGCCAACTTCGACTGCGTCTTCCTCGACGTCTGCCCCATCACTATCGGCGACAACGCCGGACTCGGCCCCGGCGTCCACATCTACACGGCGACACACCCACTCGACGCAGCAGAACGAATCAAAGGCCCCGAATCAGGGGAACCGGTCACGATTGGCGACAACGCGTGGATTGGCGGACGCGCAGTCATCAATCCGGGCGTCACCATCGGCGACGACGTGGTGGTCGCCTCGGGGTCGGTCGTGACGAAAGACGTGCCGGATAGTGTGATCGTCGGTGGGAATCCGGCACGAGTCGTCAAAGAACTCGACTGA
- the pyrG gene encoding glutamine hydrolyzing CTP synthase: MPTDEYDPEMGRKFIFVTGGVMSGLGKGITAASTGRLLKNAGFDVTAVKIDPYLNVDAGTMNPYEHGEVYVLKDGAEVDLDLGNYERFLGIDMTADHNITTGKTYQHVIQKERAGDYLGKTVQIIPHVTEDIKRRIREAAEGTDVCIVEVGGTVGDIESMPFLEALRQFASEEEDGDVLFTHVTLVPYSKNGEQKTKPTQHSVKELRSIGLQPDILVGRADDKLEPETKHKIAQFCDVPDAAVFSNPDVPDIYHVPLMVEEEGLDDYVMERLGISDEALPKEERDSRWRELVTAERTGSVDIALVGKYALEDAYMSIHEALKHAGIECGVDVNILWVDADEMDDKHEARLKDADGIVVPGGFGSRGTDGKIDAIRYARENDIPFLGLCLGFQMAVVEQARNVLGHEGAQSTELDADTPYPVIDLLPEQYEVNDMGGTMRLGAHDTDITPGTLAEAVYGDTTCTERHRHRYEVNPELIDELESETLRFSGRADNRMEILELTDHPFFFGTQFHPEFRSRPDRASPPFVGFLRGVLGELDARELDNEEVTA, translated from the coding sequence ATGCCGACGGACGAATACGACCCAGAGATGGGGCGCAAGTTCATTTTCGTAACCGGGGGTGTCATGTCCGGCCTCGGGAAGGGTATCACGGCCGCGAGCACTGGCCGACTCCTGAAGAATGCCGGGTTCGACGTCACCGCAGTCAAAATCGACCCGTATCTGAATGTCGACGCCGGGACGATGAATCCCTACGAGCACGGCGAAGTGTACGTGCTGAAAGACGGCGCGGAAGTCGACCTCGACCTCGGGAACTACGAGCGCTTCCTGGGCATCGACATGACCGCCGACCACAACATCACGACGGGGAAGACCTACCAGCACGTCATCCAGAAGGAACGCGCTGGCGACTACCTCGGCAAGACGGTCCAGATTATCCCGCACGTCACCGAAGACATCAAGCGTCGCATCCGCGAGGCGGCCGAAGGGACGGACGTCTGTATCGTCGAAGTCGGCGGCACCGTCGGTGACATCGAGTCCATGCCGTTCCTCGAAGCCCTCCGCCAGTTCGCCTCAGAGGAAGAAGACGGCGACGTGCTCTTCACCCACGTCACGCTCGTCCCCTACTCGAAGAACGGCGAGCAGAAGACCAAGCCAACGCAGCACTCGGTCAAAGAACTCCGGAGCATCGGCCTCCAACCCGACATCCTCGTCGGGCGCGCCGACGACAAACTCGAACCGGAGACGAAGCACAAGATTGCGCAGTTCTGTGACGTGCCGGACGCCGCCGTCTTCTCGAACCCCGACGTTCCGGACATCTACCACGTCCCCCTGATGGTCGAAGAAGAAGGCCTCGACGATTACGTGATGGAGCGACTCGGCATCTCCGACGAAGCGCTTCCGAAAGAAGAACGCGACAGCCGCTGGCGCGAACTCGTCACCGCCGAGCGCACTGGGTCCGTCGATATCGCCCTCGTCGGGAAGTACGCGCTCGAAGACGCGTACATGTCGATTCACGAGGCGCTCAAGCACGCCGGCATCGAGTGCGGTGTCGACGTGAACATCCTCTGGGTCGATGCCGACGAGATGGACGACAAACACGAAGCGCGCCTGAAGGACGCCGACGGAATCGTGGTCCCCGGCGGCTTCGGGTCGCGTGGCACCGACGGCAAGATAGACGCTATCCGGTACGCCCGCGAGAACGACATTCCGTTCCTCGGCCTCTGTCTCGGCTTCCAGATGGCCGTCGTCGAACAGGCTCGCAACGTCCTTGGCCACGAAGGCGCACAGTCGACGGAACTCGACGCCGACACGCCCTACCCGGTCATCGACCTGCTTCCCGAACAGTACGAGGTCAACGACATGGGCGGGACGATGCGTCTCGGCGCACACGACACCGACATCACGCCCGGAACCCTCGCAGAGGCGGTCTACGGTGATACCACCTGTACGGAACGCCACCGCCACCGCTACGAGGTGAACCCAGAACTCATCGACGAACTCGAATCTGAAACCCTCCGATTCTCCGGCCGCGCAGACAACCGCATGGAGATTCTCGAACTGACCGACCACCCATTCTTCTTCGGCACGCAGTTCCACCCCGAATTCCGTTCCCGACCCGACCGCGCAAGCCCGCCGTTCGTTGGCTTCCTGCGCGGCGTTCTCGGCGAACTCGACGCACGTGAACTCGACAACGAAGAGGTGACAGCATAA
- the guaA gene encoding glutamine-hydrolyzing GMP synthase has product MVNVDEFIDEAKESIRDQIGDEHAIIALSGGVDSSVAATLAYEAVGEQLTPVYVDTGLMRKGETEQIAETFSFMESLRVVDAKERFFDALEGVIDPEEKRAVIGEQFIREFEREAKDTDAEYLVQGTIYPDRIESEGNIKSHHNVGGLPDVVDFEGIVEPVRDLYKDEVREVARALGLESIIAERMPFPGPGLAVRVLGEVTPEKVDVAREACHIVEDETEKHEPWQAFAAVIGKGTGVKGDNRVHGWIVSVRSVESRDGMTARAQELPWDTLQRIQSRITGTNENVARVVYDVTHKPPATIEYE; this is encoded by the coding sequence ATGGTAAACGTAGACGAATTCATCGACGAAGCAAAAGAATCGATTCGTGACCAAATCGGCGACGAACACGCCATCATCGCTCTCTCGGGCGGTGTGGACTCCTCCGTCGCAGCGACCCTCGCGTACGAGGCCGTCGGCGAGCAACTCACGCCGGTGTACGTCGATACCGGCCTGATGCGCAAGGGCGAGACCGAACAGATTGCAGAGACGTTCTCCTTCATGGAGAGCCTCCGCGTCGTGGACGCCAAAGAACGGTTCTTCGACGCCCTCGAAGGCGTCATCGACCCCGAAGAAAAGCGCGCCGTCATCGGCGAGCAGTTCATCCGCGAGTTCGAGCGTGAGGCGAAAGACACCGACGCCGAGTACCTCGTCCAGGGGACCATCTACCCCGACCGCATCGAGTCCGAAGGGAACATCAAATCCCACCACAACGTCGGCGGCCTGCCGGACGTCGTGGACTTCGAAGGCATCGTCGAGCCCGTCCGCGACCTCTACAAAGACGAAGTTCGCGAGGTCGCTCGCGCACTCGGTCTCGAATCCATCATCGCCGAACGCATGCCGTTCCCGGGTCCGGGGCTGGCAGTCCGCGTCCTCGGCGAAGTCACGCCCGAGAAGGTCGACGTGGCCCGCGAGGCGTGTCACATCGTCGAAGACGAGACGGAAAAGCACGAACCGTGGCAGGCGTTCGCCGCGGTCATCGGCAAAGGAACCGGCGTCAAGGGTGACAACCGCGTCCACGGATGGATCGTCTCGGTTCGCTCCGTGGAGTCGCGTGACGGCATGACCGCCCGCGCACAGGAACTGCCGTGGGACACCCTCCAGCGCATCCAGTCGCGTATCACCGGAACGAACGAGAACGTCGCCCGCGTCGTCTACGACGTGACCCACAAACCACCGGCGACAATCGAGTACGAATGA
- a CDS encoding DUF7126 family protein, translated as MTTAVVAGTDPDGLGEALEAEGATVVRVVGIASADSLEEAGIDEADLLVLTDMDDATAISVAKEVNPDVRVVTYSRDSLPEFARGQADLAVDPDLLAADVVAEEIV; from the coding sequence ATGACGACGGCAGTCGTCGCGGGGACGGACCCCGACGGACTCGGTGAAGCGCTCGAAGCGGAAGGCGCGACAGTGGTTCGTGTCGTCGGCATCGCGTCCGCCGACTCGCTCGAAGAGGCCGGCATCGACGAGGCCGACCTGCTCGTCCTCACCGACATGGACGACGCGACGGCCATCTCGGTCGCAAAAGAAGTGAACCCCGACGTTCGCGTCGTGACCTACTCGCGCGACTCCCTTCCGGAGTTCGCTCGCGGGCAGGCCGACCTCGCTGTCGACCCTGACCTCCTCGCGGCCGACGTGGTCGCCGAAGAGATCGTCTAG
- a CDS encoding DUF4382 domain-containing protein, which yields MTQNRRTFVKRAAGIAALSTVGTAGCMGTASAKTGTLSTRVSDRPGDIDDFESCLVTLSTVRIKPTDGDAKELDVSDTEVDLVDLQGDASALVADSEVDAGDYEFLQLEVSNTDATLTDGSDATVEVPGSAPLKFEKSFEIRADETTTFTADFTPVKTGNAGKYVIQPVAEEVSVVYESDDSTANETETTASNTTSTTKETATTNTTSE from the coding sequence ATGACACAGAATCGACGTACGTTCGTCAAGCGTGCCGCTGGAATCGCCGCTCTGAGTACCGTCGGAACTGCCGGTTGTATGGGCACCGCGTCCGCGAAGACGGGTACCCTGTCGACGCGTGTGAGCGACCGCCCCGGAGACATCGACGACTTCGAGTCGTGTCTGGTGACGCTCTCGACCGTCCGAATCAAACCGACCGACGGTGACGCGAAAGAACTCGACGTCAGCGACACCGAAGTCGACCTCGTCGACCTGCAGGGCGATGCGTCGGCCCTCGTCGCAGACAGCGAAGTCGACGCGGGTGACTACGAGTTCCTCCAGTTGGAAGTGAGCAACACCGACGCGACCCTGACAGATGGCTCCGACGCGACTGTCGAAGTCCCCGGGTCTGCGCCGCTGAAGTTCGAGAAGTCGTTCGAAATCCGTGCCGACGAGACCACGACGTTCACGGCTGACTTCACTCCTGTGAAGACTGGAAACGCCGGAAAATACGTCATCCAACCCGTGGCTGAGGAGGTGTCCGTGGTCTACGAATCCGACGACAGTACGGCCAACGAGACGGAGACGACGGCTTCGAACACCACATCCACCACGAAGGAGACGGCCACTACGAACACCACGTCTGAGTAA
- a CDS encoding beta-ribofuranosylaminobenzene 5'-phosphate synthase family protein, whose protein sequence is MVRVSAGARIHFGFLNLSLARDRLYGGLGVGLDEPQVVVSAEPAAEVDCRHPAARQYAEQAVDLLGVDGANVVVERTLPRHAGLGSGTQLALAVLRAVAAATETDVDVRQLAPEMGRGGRSGIGVASFEHGGAILDAGHPTARFTTDRPADGSWTVPAVAARHTVPDDWRFLLVVPDVDPGRNGAAEEASMRSVVERADPATSDRIAGIVTRRLLPALAEGSAERFGEAVESVGRLNGTWYADEQGGVYRPPVGALVSSLSESPAVYGSGQSSWGPTVYGVTDAAHVDEAIAAGRAALADAGIEGTVTISRGRNRGAQVE, encoded by the coding sequence ATGGTACGGGTTTCGGCCGGTGCGCGCATCCACTTCGGCTTCCTCAATCTGAGTCTCGCCCGCGACCGACTCTACGGTGGTCTCGGCGTCGGACTCGACGAGCCGCAGGTCGTGGTGTCGGCCGAACCTGCAGCGGAGGTCGACTGTCGCCACCCCGCAGCACGTCAGTACGCCGAGCAAGCTGTCGACCTCCTCGGCGTCGACGGTGCGAACGTCGTCGTCGAACGAACGCTCCCACGGCACGCTGGCCTCGGAAGCGGGACGCAACTCGCACTCGCCGTCCTCCGGGCAGTGGCCGCCGCGACAGAGACTGACGTGGATGTTCGACAACTCGCACCGGAGATGGGTCGCGGCGGCCGTTCTGGAATCGGTGTCGCATCCTTCGAGCACGGTGGTGCAATCCTCGACGCCGGGCATCCGACCGCGCGGTTCACCACCGACCGGCCGGCAGACGGGTCGTGGACGGTCCCTGCAGTCGCAGCACGGCACACCGTTCCCGACGACTGGCGCTTCCTCCTCGTCGTCCCAGACGTGGACCCCGGGAGAAACGGCGCTGCGGAAGAAGCGAGCATGCGGTCGGTCGTCGAGCGCGCCGACCCGGCAACGAGCGACCGAATCGCGGGCATCGTCACCCGACGACTCCTCCCAGCCCTCGCGGAGGGGTCTGCCGAGCGCTTCGGAGAGGCGGTCGAATCCGTCGGCCGACTCAACGGGACGTGGTACGCCGACGAACAAGGTGGCGTCTACCGGCCGCCAGTCGGCGCGCTCGTCTCGTCGCTCTCGGAGTCGCCAGCAGTGTACGGTTCCGGGCAGTCTTCGTGGGGTCCAACGGTGTACGGCGTGACCGACGCCGCCCACGTCGACGAGGCGATAGCCGCTGGACGAGCGGCGCTGGCTGACGCAGGAATCGAGGGAACGGTGACCATCTCACGCGGGCGCAATCGTGGTGCGCAGGTCGAGTAA
- a CDS encoding RAD55 family ATPase — protein sequence MHSIPFGVPRLDSIIGGGAPPGNVVLLAGESGAGAREFLYTSVTMNALSRADEDLFDLHYGSLDDSASPPPEIHYVSFTAGEPYLRREMEYTMDSDVVAAAIDHIEFHDLSPEFFQLSPIPREWYLGKPTELEDLGHRHNRESVLGALGTTLSEHAPGNLVVIDSLTDLVASRSDDMTWSDIAMVVKGLEKASYQWGGLILVLVSTEALSETELGILKGATDGTLLFKWETGGSKRARTMVVQEFRGVLSQLESENIVQFETEINESGLDVSDVRKIR from the coding sequence ATGCACTCCATCCCCTTCGGAGTCCCTCGACTCGACAGCATCATCGGCGGAGGGGCACCGCCGGGCAACGTCGTTCTCCTCGCGGGAGAGTCCGGCGCAGGCGCTCGTGAGTTCCTCTACACGAGTGTCACCATGAACGCGCTCTCTCGCGCCGACGAAGACCTGTTCGACCTGCATTACGGGTCACTGGACGACTCTGCGAGTCCGCCGCCCGAGATTCACTACGTCTCGTTCACCGCCGGTGAGCCATATCTCCGCCGAGAGATGGAGTATACGATGGACAGCGACGTCGTTGCGGCCGCCATCGACCACATCGAGTTCCACGACTTGTCGCCGGAGTTCTTCCAGTTGAGTCCGATTCCTCGGGAGTGGTACCTCGGCAAACCGACGGAGTTGGAAGACCTCGGACACCGACACAACCGCGAGTCGGTGTTAGGTGCACTCGGGACCACCCTCAGTGAACACGCCCCCGGTAACCTCGTCGTCATCGACTCACTGACCGACCTCGTGGCCAGTCGGTCTGACGATATGACGTGGTCGGACATCGCCATGGTGGTGAAGGGTCTCGAAAAGGCCTCCTACCAGTGGGGTGGCCTCATCTTGGTCCTCGTGAGCACCGAAGCACTCTCCGAGACAGAACTCGGCATCCTCAAGGGGGCGACGGACGGGACACTCCTGTTCAAATGGGAGACCGGTGGCTCGAAACGTGCACGAACCATGGTCGTCCAAGAGTTCCGTGGCGTCCTGTCGCAACTGGAGAGCGAGAACATCGTCCAGTTCGAGACGGAGATAAACGAGAGTGGCCTCGACGTGAGCGACGTTCGGAAGATTCGCTAA
- a CDS encoding transcription factor S — MQFCDECGSMMVTQNGAMTCTNDDCGATTERDEELAEQFVSTEAQSGDELIETEEGAEFEGKPTAKDVHCDECGHTEAWYTIKQTASADEPPTRFFKCKECGYRWREYN; from the coding sequence ATGCAATTTTGCGACGAGTGTGGGTCGATGATGGTCACACAGAACGGTGCGATGACCTGCACGAACGACGACTGTGGGGCGACCACCGAGCGCGACGAAGAACTGGCCGAGCAGTTCGTCTCCACCGAAGCACAGTCGGGCGACGAACTCATCGAGACCGAAGAGGGTGCAGAGTTCGAGGGCAAACCGACGGCCAAAGACGTTCACTGCGACGAATGTGGCCACACCGAGGCGTGGTACACCATCAAGCAGACGGCGTCCGCCGACGAACCGCCGACGCGGTTTTTCAAGTGCAAAGAGTGTGGCTACCGCTGGCGCGAGTACAACTAG
- a CDS encoding Lrp/AsnC family transcriptional regulator: protein MGRDLDDVDRSIIYLLQKDARNKTAKEIADTVGVSASTVRNRIDQLESDGIIKGYHPEIDYEAANLPLQVSFVVTADPTKLSEFSEKIRSIQGVIDVREMLTGRRNIQVDVVGTSTSEIARITDAIHELGTEIESSEMMRKRHVQPFNHFFLQGTEQVRSDDEHTHSEERE, encoded by the coding sequence ATGGGACGAGACTTGGATGATGTCGACCGGAGCATCATCTATTTGCTTCAGAAAGACGCTCGGAACAAGACAGCAAAAGAGATTGCTGATACGGTTGGCGTTTCAGCTAGCACTGTTCGCAATCGTATCGACCAACTCGAGTCAGACGGCATCATCAAAGGCTACCACCCAGAGATCGATTACGAAGCGGCCAACCTGCCGTTGCAAGTGTCGTTCGTCGTCACCGCGGATCCGACCAAACTCTCCGAATTTTCGGAAAAAATCCGGTCGATTCAGGGAGTTATCGACGTTCGTGAGATGCTCACCGGCCGACGAAATATTCAGGTGGACGTCGTCGGGACGAGCACGTCCGAAATCGCCAGAATAACCGACGCAATTCACGAACTGGGGACCGAAATTGAGAGCTCTGAAATGATGAGAAAACGCCACGTTCAGCCGTTCAATCACTTCTTCTTGCAGGGGACTGAGCAGGTGCGCAGTGACGATGAACACACGCATTCAGAAGAGAGAGAGTGA